Proteins from a genomic interval of Capsicum annuum cultivar UCD-10X-F1 chromosome 4, UCD10Xv1.1, whole genome shotgun sequence:
- the LOC107867045 gene encoding wax ester synthase/diacylglycerol acyltransferase 11 produces MPISQYWSSCIKRKTKFKATLVIQTYICEGKLILRKNISLDITVLHMEFRRRRKLSLKPIETKGKDHIDDAAEEEGLLSPSARLFHEPNFNVHVVAIMGIKSRINFQKIKENLVHTLLKHPRFSSLQVVDEKNNGEMKWVRTKVDLDKHIVVTQVDDEQSLLQETPDKFVENYIQNLSKTHLDKSKPMWDLHLLNVKTSDAEAVSILRCHHSFGDGTSLVSLLLACTRQTADPDKVPTIPRLINPSNHSTKGSLWRPYVQKFWSFIKLFWYTIVDVLKLMATIMFFKDTTTPIKSSPGSEFNPRRIVYRTVSLDDMKLVKNALNMTITGVALGVTQAGLSIYLNRRYGEGKKDRGATEKNNNLPMNIRLRSAILMNLRPSVGIQALADMMDKDTSEAKWGNLVGFVLVPFKIALQDEPLDYIRGAKATIDRKKNSLEAIYTSFITELALKFFGIKTSSWILHKTFTNTTMCFSCMPGAQEEISFYGHPLAYLAPGSYGQPQGLMINYQSYINKMAIVLSVDESVIPDPHQLLDDFEQSLKLIKDAVVENVVSQHI; encoded by the exons ATGCCTATATCCCAATATTGGTCATCTTGCATCAAACGTAAGACAAAATTTAAAGCTACTTTGGTTATCCAAACCTATATATGCGAAGGAAAACTAATTTTGCGTAAGAATATAAGCTTAGACATTACAGTATTACATATGGAGTTCAGAAGACGGAGAAAACTTAGTCTGAAACCAATTGAAACCAAGGGTAAAGATCACATTGATGACGCAGCTGAAGAAGAAGGGCTACTGAGTCCATCGGCTCGGTTATTTCACGAGCCCAACTTCAATGTCCACGTTGTAGCTATTATGGGCATCAAATCAAGAATCAACttccaaaaaattaaagagaatttgGTCCATACTTTGCTTAAGCATCCTCGTTTCTCCAGTCTCCAG GTGGTGGatgagaaaaataatggagaaatgAAATGGGTGCGGACAAAGGTGGACTTAGATAAGCACATCGTGGTAACACAAGTGGATGATGAACAAAGCCTGCTGCAGGAAACACCAGACAAGTTCGTGGAGAACTATATTCAGAATCTTAGCAAAACCCATCTTGACAAATCGAAACCTATGTGGGATCTCCATCTTCTTAACGTCAAAACATCTGATGCTGAGGCTGTTAGCATTTTACGATGCCACCATTCATTTGGAGATGGCACCTCTCTTGTTTCCCTTCTGCTGGCTTGTACTCGCCAAACTGCTGATCCAGATAAAGTTCCAACTATTCCGAGGCTTATTAATCCTTCAAATCATTCCACTAAGGGATCATTGTGGCGGCCATATGTTCAAAAATTCTGGTCTTTTATCAAATTGTTTTGGTACACGATTGTGGATGTGTTGAAGTTAATGGCCACAATTATGTTCTTTAAGGACACAACTACGCCGATTAAGAGTAGCCCTGGTTCTGAGTTTAATCCTAGGCGAATTGTTTATAGGACAGTAAGTCTTGACGATATGAAATTGGTGAAAAATGCATTGAATATG ACAATAACTGGTGTCGCTTTGGGAGTAACACAAGCTGGTTTGTCTATCTATCTTAACAGGAGATATG GTGAGGGCAAGAAGGACAGGGGAGCAACGGAGAAGAACAATAATCTTCCCATGAACATCAGACTTAGATCAGCTATTCTTATGAACCTAAGACCGTCAGTTGGAATTCAG GCTTTAGCTGACATGATGGACAAAGACACTAGTGAGGCAAAGTGGGGAAATTTGGTTGGTTTTGTTCTTGTACCGTTTAAAATTGCTTTACAAGATGAGCCGTTAGATTATATCAGAGGAGCTAAGGCAACTATTGATAGGAAGAAAAACTCACTTGAAGCTATCTACACATCTTTCATTACAGAATTAGCACTCAAGTTTTTCGGGATTAAG ACATCAAGTTGGATATTGCACAAAACTTTCACCAATACCACAATGTGCTTTTCCTGTATGCCTGGTGCTCAAGAAGAAATTAGTTTCTATGGACATCCTTTGGCTTACCTTGCACCCGGTTCTTATGGACAACCTCAG GGATTGATGATTAATTATCAAAGCTATATAAACAAGATGGCTATCGTTCTATCAGTAGATGAAAGTGTCATTCCAGATCCACATCAATTGTTGGATGATTTTGAACAATCTCTAAAGCTTATCAAGGATGCTGTGGTAGAAAATGTTGTTTCACAACATATTTAG
- the LOC124898102 gene encoding uncharacterized protein LOC124898102, with the protein MEKVEAIDIRENKYLELAGYEKQQASYTFTTLIGKFDDILKENEALCTRMTVVQATEYVYTVYDKQKHFTVCLKEKKCSCTAFQLDEIPRAHACAVLERKNFEKRPYYCDLLKPKTVLKTYDVLIYPLPHKDD; encoded by the exons ATGGAAAAAGTTGAGGCAATTGATATTAGGGAGAATAAATATTTGGAATTAGCTGGTTACGAAAA GCAACAAGCTTCATATACCTTCACAACACTCATTGGAAAGTTTGATGACATACTCAAAGAGAACGAGGCTTTGTGTACTCGTATGACG gTTGTACAAGCCACAGAATATGTGTATACGGTATacgacaaacaaaagcacttcaCTGTTTGCCTCAAGGAAAAAAAATGCTCATGTACTGCATTTCAACTAGATGAGATACCACGTGCACATGCTTGTGCGGTGTTAGAGAGAAAAAATTTTGAGAAGAGGCCATACTATTGTGATTTGTTAAAACCAAAAACTGTTTTGAAGACATATGATGTTCTCATCTACCCGTtaccacacaaagatgactgA